The Polyangium aurulentum genomic interval AGCAGCGTCTTCGACTCCTCTTGCTTCGGCAACTGGCCGCTCACGTTCGCCATGAGGGGCGTCGGCATTTTCACGACCTTCTGCATCACCTGCGGCTCCATGGCCATCAGCACGTCTTTTACCTCGCCCGCGCCGACCTTCTCCGTGGTGAATGCGGTCCAATATCCCTCTCGCCGGGCCCTGATCTTGTGCTCCTTCTCCGGGTCCACGTAGATCTCGACCATGCGCGGATACTCCCAGCGAAAGGTGCCGTCGACCTCCAGCGAGACCCTGTCGACGTTCGTGCGGATGAGCAGCGTGCCGACCTTGCTCTTGGCCTCCTCGAGCTGCCGCGTGATGTACGCCGGCGAGCGGTGCGATAGCGGCAGCGGCGAGTGCAGGAGCGCGTACCGCAACTGCCGCGCCCCTTGGACCGTGCGGCCCGCGCGCAGGAGCGCCAGGCCCAGCTCCACGCCCACCGCGACGCATTCGCCCCGCGCGTTCGCCTCCTCGTAGGCCTCGATCGCCGTCTCCATGTCGCCGTCCTGCTCGGCGCGCTCCGCGCGCTCCAGGATCGGGGCGACGTTCGCGAGCACGATCTCGCTCCACGTCGGAGGCGGAGGCAGCACCGGCTGCGCGTGGGCGCTAGGGAGCGCCGAGATCAGCAGGGAAACGGCAAAAAGGGAGACATGCGTAACTTTCATGGGACAAGTTTTACCACGAACAAGTCCCGAGGGGTACGGTCATGACGAACCTTCGGTTTGTCCCCGGGCCGACCAACCCGAGGACCCCTCGTCCAGCCCGGTCAGAAGTCCTCGGCGCCCGAAAGGGCTGGTCGGGGTCGAAAGGGTGAACGTCGCCCGCCCCCTCCGGGCGTCCGCCGCCGAGCACGTATCCGACATCATGCTCCGCTTGCGGTCATCCCGCGCGTTCGCCAATACTCCCGCGGTTAAGTACCGGAGCCAAAATCATGTACCTACCCAACACCTCTGCATCCAGCGCGGTCTATCTCGACTACACCGACAACTTCGAAGGCGCGGCCGATGGCTGGAGCGGCGCGGAGACGATCGGGGACGAGCAGCGGCAGAAGATTACCGAGGCCAAAGATCTCGTCGTCAGCGAGGCCGCCAAGCTGCGCGCCGCCGCGGCGATCGTCGACGAGGCTTACCGGGCCGCCATCAAGGCGCGCGCGGTGTTCGGCATCCGCGACATCATCCTGGACCAGCGCATCATGAGCGCGAGCGACGCGCTGCTGAATGGCCTCGCCAATCGCAATCGCGAGCACCCCGCCTATCGTCAGGTCTTCAAGGAGGGCGCCGCCAGCGAGATCACCGGCGCCAAGCTCCGCGAGGAGCCCGAGCTCGCCCAGCGCGTCCTCGAGCGATTCGACGCTACCCCTGATTTCGACGGCAAGGCCACGGTCCGCAAGAACCTCGCCGAGGCGGTGCAGAAGAGCCTTTCGACGCGCGACGCGGTCGACGAGGCCGAGATGAACGAGAACAAGGCCGTCGACGCCGAGCTCGCGGCCCGCCTCGGCGTGCGAACGGCGCTCGAGCAGGCGTACGGCATGCTCCGCGCCGCGTTCCCCGGTCAGCGTCGCTTCGTGGAGTCGTTCTTCCTCAAGCGCGAACGCGCTTCCAGCAAGGCCGAAGGCGGCGAGAGCAAGCCGTCCGAGGGCGGCGCGGAGGGGACGAAGTAGGCGCGCGACGGCCAGAAAGCTTCCGCGGCGGCGGAACGGCGCGCAAGTGATTCCCGGACGCGCTTCGCCACCGCCGAGAGCCATGCGGAGCGCTCCGGGGCTGCCCGTGCAATGCGTAGCAGCGCGCCGGAGGCTCGGCGCGCCGCCATGGCATGCGGGGACGGCGTCCGAGCTCTCCGGGGCGGCGCTGGGATGTGGCGGAGAAGCTTGCCGGATGCCGAGAGCGAGCTTTCGGGAGCGTCACAGGCGGCCCGGGAGAGTCTGGGCGACATTTTGCCATTCGCGAGCGCCGGCCGGAACGTTCCGGCCGGCGTTCGTGTGTGCAGGAACGCGTTCGGAGGTCCTTGGGGCGGCGTTTGGACGTGGATTTGGTGATCCGGGAAACGGTTGGCAGGCGTGATCAGGCAGCCCAAGCGGCGAGGCCCAAACCTGACGAGGGGACGCGCTGGCGTGAGAGCCCCGGAGGTGGAGGGAAGAGCATGGCGAAGCTGATCGCAGGTCTCGGGGCGCTCGTTCGGGCGGTCGTTCTGGGTATAGGGCTCGACACGCACGCCTCCATCTGCGCTATCGAATCCGCTCGATGTGATCATGGTGCCGCGTCGCCCACTTGTACGTCGCCTCGAGCGACGCCTCTCCGGGTTTGATGTCTTCCACGCAGTAGAAGGTCTCGTTCAAGAGCAGGCAATCGCCCACGTCCCTGTAAGCACAAGGGTTGCGGTTGATCCCACGCCCCTTCCGCCCCCACTCCCACCCGCCGCCCCCCTCACAAATCCCTTCGAAATCCGGCCTCTCACGTCCGCTTCATCACCGCCAACCGACTGGCACAACCGCTCTGCGCGCGCGTAAACTGCGCCTTCGCCTGAAGGTGCAGCACGGCCTTCTCGGGGCACGGAAAAGAACCTCATGCGCGCGATCTCCGGATATATCCTCCTCGAAGAGCTCCACGAGGGCAGGAGCACGACCACTCTTCGCGCGGTGCGCGAATCGGACGAGCGGCCGGTGCTCGTGAAGGTCCTCACGAGCTCCGAGCCCTCCGCGCGTGAGACGGCCGCCCTCTGGCACGAACGCGCCATCCTGCGCGAGATCGAGGTCCCCGGCGTCGTGCCCGTGCTCGCGCTCGAACGCCAGGGAACCACGGCCAAGGCGCTCGTTTTCGAGGATCCGGGCGGTCGCACGCTCGCCGAGATCCTCTCGAAGCGGCGGCCCTCCATCGACGAGGTCATCCATATCGGCACCACGCTCGCGCGCACCCTCGAGGCCGTGCACGCGCGCGGGTTGATTCACAAGGATATCGGACCCCATAGCATCCTCGTCGACGAGGCCACGGGCGCCGTCCAGTTGATGGGTTTTGGGCTCTCCAGCCGCATGGCGCGCGAGGCGCCGCGCGCGGTCTCCCTCGAGAACCTCGAGGGGACGCTCGCTTATATGTCGCCCGAGCAGACCGGGCGCATGAATCGGTCCGTCGATCGCCGCACCGATCTCTATTCCCTCGGCGCCACCCTCTACGAGGCCCTCACCGGCGCGCCGCCTTTTTCGGGGGATCCCGCCGAGATCGTCCACGGCCACATCGCGCGCAGGCCCGCCTCGCCCGACGAGGAGGACCCGCGCGTCCCGCGCGCCCTCTCGCGGGTCGTCCTCAGGCTGCTCGAAAAGAATGCCGAGGATCGCTATCAGAGCGCCGCCGGGCTCGCCGCCGATCTCGAGGCATGCGCGCGCGCCCTCGCCGCCGGCGAGGAGGCCGAGCCGTTTCTGCTCGGCCGCCACGACCGGCCCGATACCCTGCGCATCCCCGAAAAGCTCTATGGCCGCAAGGCCGAGGAGGGGGCCCTCGCGGCCGCGCTCGAGCGCGCTCAGAATGGCGCAGCCGCGCTCGCCGTCGTCTCCGGATGGGCAGGCATCGGCAAGAGCGCGCTCGTCCACGAGCTGGAGGCGCGCGTCGCGAGGACCGGCGGCCGCTTCGCAGCCGGCAAGTTCGATCAATACAATCGCAGCGCGCCCCTCTCCGCCGTCGCGCAGGCCCTGCGCGATCTCGTCCGCCAGATCCTCGGCGAGCGCTCCGAGCGGCTCGAGGCCCACCGCGACCGCATCATGGCCGCGCTCGGCCCGAATGGCGACCTCGTCACGGGCCTCGTCCCCGAGCTTTCGTTCGTCATCGGCGCCCAGCCGCCCGTGCCGCCCCTCGGCGGCGCAGAGGCACAGAATCGCTTCTTCCTCGCCCTGTCGAGCTTCCTCGCCGCTTTCACCGCCCCCGAGCAGCCGCTCTTGCTCTTCCTCGACGACATGCAATGGGCCGACGCCTCGTCGCTCAAGCTGCTCGAGGCGATCTTCGCCGACAAGGCCTCGTCCCACCTGCTCGTGGTCGGCGCCCACCGCGATAACGAGGTCGACGCCGCGCACCCCTGGCCGCTCACCGCTGCCGCGATCGAGGGCGCGGGCGCGCCCGTCACCGAGATCGCGCTCGGGCCGCTCGCGCAATCGGACGTGGCCGATCTCGTCGCCGACGCCCTCGGCGCCTCCCACGAGGACGCGCTTCCGCTCGCGCGCGTGGTCTTCGAGCAGACCCAGGGCAACCCGTTCCATACGAAGCAATTGCTCCGCGCGCTGCACGACGAGGGCCTCGTCCGCTTCGACGTCGAGGCGGGCGCGTGGCGCTTCGACCTCGACGCCGTGCGCGCGCGCCCCGCCGCGCCCGACGTCGTCGATTTCATGGCCGCCCGCATCGCGGCGCTGCCCGAGGACGTGCGCGAGGTGCTCGAGCTCGGCGCCGCGATCGGGCACGCATTCGATTTCCACACGCTCGCCACCCTTCACGGAAAACAGCGCGCCGAGACGGCCTCGGCGCTCTGGCGCGCGCTGGAGCAAGGCCTGATCGTCCCCGAGGACATCGACGAGCTCGCCGTCGACACGGCCGCCACCGCCCCGGGGATGCCGCTGCGCTATCGATTCCTCCACGACCGCGTCCAGCAGGCCGCCTATTCGCTCGTCGGCGCCGACAGGCGCGCGACCTTGCACCTCGGCATTGGCCGCCTTCTCTGCGCCGACAAGCGCCCCGAGCAGCTCGCCGATCTGACCTTCGACGTCGCCCGCCACCTCGGGCTCGGCGCCGCGCTCATCACCGACCCCGCCGAGCGCGTGCGCGCCGCGGCCGTCCAGCTCGCCGCAGGCCGCAAGGCGCGCGCAGCGGCGGCCTACGAGGCGGCGCTCGGCCATTTCCGCAGCGGCACCGAGCTGTTGCCCGAGGGCGCCTGGGACGACCATTACGCGCTCGCCCTCGCCCTGCACAGAGACCGCGCCGAGGCCGAGGTCGTCACGGGAAACCTCGCCGAGGCCGAGCGCATCTACCCCGAGGCCCTCGCCCGCGCCCGCACGGCGCTCGACAAGGTCTCCATTCTCTCCGTGCAGGCCACGCACGCGCAGCTCGACGGCCGCTATGCGGACACGATCCGCGCCCAGCGCGAGGGGCTCGCGCTCCTCGGCTGGCCCCTGCCCGACGAGGAGGCCATCCTGAAGGCGCTCCTCGACGTGAAGATGGCCGAGATCGACGCGATCGTGGCCGCGCGCGGCGTGGAGGCGCAGCTTCGGGCCCCGAAGATGAAGGACCCGGGCCAGCTCGCCGCCATGGAGCTCGCGCAGGGTCTGTTTTACGCGGCATACCTCGGGGGCGACAAGACGCTCGCCTTCCTCGCCGTCGTCGAGATGGTCACCGCCTCGCTCGAGCAAGGCAATGGCCCGCTCTCGCCCTTCGCGTACATCGGCTACGGCATGGTCGCGGGGCTGCTCGGCGATCACGAGCGCGGCCAGCGGATCGCCCGCATGGGCATCGAGCTGGTCGACCAGTTCGACAACCCGGCCATCAAGTGCCTGGCGAATTATCTGTACGCGGCCGACGTGCATAGCTGGGGGCGCCCGCTGCGCGAGGTCGACCCGTTCTACGACCGCACCTATTCCTACGGCCTTCTGTCCGGGGACTGGATCACGGTCGGCTACATGATCATGAACGGCAACTGCGACCGGCTCACGCGCGGCGACGCGCTCGGAGACGTCCTGTCGCGGGCGCAGGCGCACCTGGTCTTCCTCGAGCGCGCCAAGAATCACACCGCCATCGAGCTGCTCCGCGCAGGCGTCATCCAGCCGATCCGCGCCCTGCGCGGCGAGACCGTCTCGCCGGATTCGTTCGACGGCGGCGGCTTCTCCGAGGCCGGGCACCTCGCCAGGTATGCCGGCCTCGATTACCACGCCGCCTGGCTCGATTACGCGCGCATTCGTCACGCGTTCATCATGGGCGACGTGGCGCGCTTCGCCTCGCTCTGGGGACAGCTCGACGTCATCGAGTCGGCCGTCCCGACCCACGCGAACAAGGTCCCCGAGACGAACTTCTACGTCGCCCTCATGCGCGCGCGCGTGGCCGGGGGCCTCTCGGTGGCCGAGCGCGAGCCGCACCTCGCCGAGATTCGCCGCATCGAGGGCAAGCTCGCGCGCTGGGCGAAGGTCGCGCCCGACAACGTGCAGCACAAGCTCCTGCTCGTGCGCGCGGAGCTTCTGCGGCTCGAGGGGCGCGGGTTCGAGGCCATGGACCTCTACGAGGCCGGCATCGCCGCGGCCCACGAGGCCCGATACGTGAACAACGAGGCCGTCGGCTGCGAGCTTTACGCGCGCTTCTGGATGGCCCAGGGCCGCAGCGAGATCGCGGCGCTCTATCTGCGCAAGGCCAGGGCGCATTACGAGGCGTGGGGCGCGCGCGCCAAGGCCCAGGCGCTCTTCGAGGAGCATCACGAGCTGCTCGCGGTCTCGGGCGAGGAGGCCGAATCCGAGGCCCCGCGCCCCCCGCCGCCCCGCGCCACGGTCCTCCCCGCGCGGCCCGAGCCCGAGGGCCCCGATGCATTCGATCTGATGACCGTCCTGCGCGCGAGCCAGGCCATCGCCGGCGAGGTGGTGCTCGGGCGGGTGCTCGAGCGCGTGGCGCGCATCGTCGTCGAGAGCGCCGGCGCGACGTCGGCCGCCATCATCCTCGCGCGCGAAGGCGAGCTGGTGCTCGCCGCGCGCATGTGCGTCGACCCGGACGTCGTGGAGGCCGGATCCGCCGCGCCCATCGAGGATCGCGCCGATCTGCCGACGAGCGTCATCACCTACGTCGCCCGCACGCGCGAGATCGTCGAGATCTCGGGCGACGCGGAAGACGCGAGGTTCTCCGCGGATCCATACCTGATCAGGCAGTCGCCGCGGTCGATCTTCGCGGTGCCGCTCCTGCACCAGGGGCGCCTGACGGGCGTGCTCTACCTCGAAAATCGCCTCACCGAGGCCGCGTTCGGGCGCGGGCGCGGGGAGCTGTGCGAGCTCCTCGCCGCGCAGGCCGCGATCGCGGTCGAGAATGCGCTGCTCTACGCCGACCTCGAGGCGATGACGAGCAAGCTGCGCGTGGCGAACGAGCGGCTCGAGCGCGACGTGCAGGACCGGACCGAGGCGCTCGCGCTGGCCAATGACAGGCTCGTCGAGGAGCTCGCCGAGCGAGCCCGGACCGAGGCGGCGCGCGCGTCCCTGCAGGAGGAGATCATCCGCATGCAGGAGGCGAAGCTCGCGGAGATGGCGGCGCCGCTCATCCCGATCGCGAGCGACGTCGCGGTGATGCCGCTCATCGGGGCCGTCGACGCGCGGCGCGGGGCGCAGGTGCTCGAGACCGCGCTGCGGGGGGCGACCGAGCGCGGGGCGCGCGCCTTGATCCTCGACGTCACCGGCATGCGCGAGATCGACGCCGAGGCGGTGCGGGCGCTCGTCGATACGGTGAGCGCGCTGCGCCTCGTGGGCGCCCAGGCCATCCTGACGGGGGTGCGCGCGGACATGGCGCAGAAGATGATCGCGCTCGGCATCGATCTATCCCACATCCCCATCCGCAGCACCCTCGCGAGCGGCATCGATCTGGCGCGCCGCCCCCGCGCCGGCGCACGCTGAAAAGCCCGAACTGCCCGCCTTTTCTTCCTTCGCTGTCGGGAATCTCTCCGCCTGCGGGAAAGGCGAGGAACGGCTTGCGACGAGAATGCGCATCGGGCTACGATTTGCTCGGGGCGAGTCCATTCTCGGTCGCCCCCCGCGCCCGGCGCGGCGGTGGACTGTCTTCTCTTTCGAGGATTCCCTCCGGAGTAGTGCCCCTATGAAATCGACGGCGCATCGGCTTCTCCCCAGGAACAAGCACCAAGGGCCGCCCATCGCCCCCGCGGCCCCCCCGAAGCCCGCGACGCTGGCCGTGCGGCGGCGGAGCTTCATGCTGGCGCTGCTCGTGGGCGCGTCGGTCACCGCGATCGGGTGCGGGTCGTCGGACGAGCAAAAGCCGGCCGTGCCCCCGCCCGCCGAGGGCGTGTCGATCCCCGAGGTCCGGGAGGGCGAGGACGTCTTCGCCTACATCGAGCGCGTGAAGGGCGGCTTCGATCAGACGCTCTACAAGGGGATCATCGGCGCCGCGAACGAATTCAAGGAGGGCGATCAGGCCCTCGGGATCGCCGCCGCCGACGAGGTTTCCCGCAAAAATGCGCGCATTCTGCTCGGAAACACGAAGGTGGGCGATCTCGTCGATCGGCCGGTCTACGTGGACCTGGTCTACGACCTCATCATGCAGGAGGTCGATCCCAAGGCGCTCGAGGGCGTGCGCGCCTTCACGCTGGGCGAGCTGAAGGCATTCGTGCTGGGTAAACCCGAGGCGGAGATCAAGGCGATCATGCCGGGGCTGCCGAGCGACATCATCGCGATGGTGGTCAAGCTGATGAGCAACGACGAGCTCATCGCGGTGGGGGGGAAGGTGTTCAACCCGCTGCCGGGCACGAACCTCGGGGCGAAGGGCTACATGGGCGCGCGCATCCAGCCCAATTCGCCGACGGACAACACCGACGACATCATCTGGCAGGTGTTCAACGGCTGGGCGTTCGCGGTGGGCGACGTGGTGCTCGGAAACAACCCGGTCTCGAGCGAGGTGGCGAGCGTGCACGCGATCGAGGAGGCGCTGCGCGACGTGCTCGAGACGTTCGGCATCCAGGACGTGATGCCCCACTGCGTGCTCGCGCATATCGACGTGCAGGCCGAGGTGGAGAAGCAGTTCCCGGGCTCGACGGCGCTGTGGTTCCAGAGCCTCGGCAGCACGGCGGCCGCGAATGGGACGTTCGACGTGACCGTGGACAAGATGCTGGCCCACGCGGCGGAGCGGACGGACAAGTACGGTTTGTATTTCGAGACGGGGCAGGGCGCCGACGCGACGAACGGGCACGGCGAGGGCTTCGACATGGTGGTGCACGAGTCGCGCAAATACGGCTTCGCGCGCGCGCTGAAGCAGAAGGTGGCCGACGCGCAAGCGGGCGCCGGCAACCAGCCCGCGCCCTGGGTGCATTTGAACGACGTCGCGGGCTTCATCGGGCCCGAGGTGTTCCGCTCGAAGGAGCAGCTCGTTCGCTGCTGCCTCGAGGACATCGTGATGGGCAAGCTGCACGGCCTGATGATCGGCCTCGACGTCTGCTCGACGCTGCACATGGACGTGAGCCTCGACGACCTCGACTGGTGCCTCGAGCAGATCATGCCCGCGAACCCGGGCTATTTGATGGCCCTGCCCACGAAGAACGACCCGATGCTGAGCTACTTGACCACCGCATTCCAGGACCACGTCCGGATCCGCGAGAAGTTCGGCTACAAGGTCGACGAGAAGATGTGGACGTTTTACCAGGAGCTCGGCGTCATCGACGCGGCCGGCAAGCCGACGGACAAATTCGGCGATCCGAAGTGGGTCTACCTGCAATACCGCAAGAAGAAGAACGACCTGCGCACGGACGCCGAGATCCTGGCCGAGGCGGACGCGAAGATCGCCGAGATCACGAAGCGCGGCGTGTGGATCGCGCAGGGGCACGGGCAGAACCCGTGGGATCTGAACCCCGAGCTCGACAAGTACATCCGCTTCCTCTACGAGGACGGCAAGAAGAGCATCTGGGCCGAGCTCCCGCCCGATTTCACGGATTCGATCCCCGCGGCCGTGTCCGTGTGGACCGGATCGAAGAACCGCGAGGATTACATCCTGCACCCGCCGTCGGGCGAGCGCATTCACGACGACGCGGTGAAGACGCTCGAGGAGCTGCGCGGAAAGCACGCGGGGCAGTACAACGTGCAGCTCATGATCTCGGACGGCCTCAATGCCCTGGCCATCACGGATCAGGGCCACCTCGCCCCGTACCTCGAGGCGGTGCGCAAGGAGCTGGAGGCGGCGGGCTACAAGGTGGCGCCCGAGCACATCGTGTGCGTGTCGGGGCGCGTTCGCGCGGGCTATCACGCCGGGGAGATCCTCTTCGGGAGCCTGCCGGACAAGGCGAGCAAGCGCGCGATCGTGCACATCATCGGCGAGCGCCCCGGCTCCGAGCACCACGCGTACTCGGTCTACACGACGGCGCCGAAGGTCGAGGTGTGGGGGACCGAGGGCACGGTCGACCACGACATCACGAAGGTGATCTCCGGCATCGCCGACACGGCGACGACGCCCGCCGACGCCGCAAAGGCGACGGTGACGCAGCTCAACGACCTGTTCGCGGTTCCCTGAGGATTGCGCGTGGCTGGGGGGCGCCGGGGGGCGCCCCTCTATTCGGGCAACGCGATCTCCCGCAAATCACTCCCCGCCGCATACGAATAGCTCACGTGCGAATCGAACCCGCCGACCGTGACCCCGATGGGCACGCCGGCGAGGATCCTGTGCACGCCGTCGTTCTGCATGCCGGGCAGGACCTCGACCGGGTCCGTCTTGGGATGGATCACCGGGAAGCTGAGCTGGCAGCGGTAGACGAAGAATGCGGGCGTGGGCGAGCCGCGCTCCTCGGGGGTGAGGCCGTCGGCGGGCGCGATCTCGCAGCGATCGAAGCCGAGGAGCTCCCCGTCGAGAAGCACGCCCTGGCCCGCCGGCGCCACGATCGCCACGTAGTCGAAGGCGTATTTGTCGGGCGTCAGGAACACGTAATCGGGCCGGAATTGCTCGATGGGCGGGAGAATGACGAGGCTCGGATCGCCGCCCGGGAGCCCCGTCTTCACGCCCGCCGCGGCCTGGCTCGCCATGACCTGCATGGCGATCACGGGCTCGGTGCTCTCGGCCATGAAATCGCGGTAAACGGTGACCTCGCGGAAGTCGCCGAGCCATTTCAGCACGATGAGGTCGTGCGGCGGCGGCAGCGTGGTCTCGATCTTGGCGCCGTGCACGGACGCCGCGACGAAGCGCACGTAATCGGGCTCGGGCACGGGCTCGATGAGCGCGCCGGCCTCCTTGACCATGCGCGTGCGGCTCGGGTTGTGCGCGATCGCGAAGGTCTTGCCCGCCGTGCGGATCGGGTCGAGCTGATCCTCGAGGTGGTCGGCGCAGCAGCGCCGCTCGGAGAGCTTCGGGAAATGCGGCGCGTCGGACGCCTCGCCGCCCGTGAAGACCGCAATGGGCTTGTCGGCCTCGATCAAAGTGCCGGTGAAATCGGCATTGAAATCGCCCGTCTCGAGGTTCAGGACGTCGAAGGCCGAGATCGTCGCCTCGATGAGGCCATGGGCGGGCGTCTCGGGCACCGGGCCGCCGCCGACCACGCGGGTCTTCGGCTTCACCCGCACGGTCGTGCCCTCCGCGGTTCCCACGATGGTGAGAAACGAGCGGAGGTGGATCGGGTCGCTGGGATCGAAATTGGTGTTCGGATCGTCGGTCGCCGCGATCGTCTGCGGCCAGCCCGCGACGACATACGCCGTCACCAGCTCCTGGGTGCCGAAGGAGAGCGCCTCGGTGGGCTTCAGGAGCGAGGCGTCGTTCGAGAAGACGTTCACGTTCTCGAGCGGATTGAACTGGTAAGCGACGACCGGGAAATTCGAGCGGAGGCGATAGGCGTGGCGCGTGAGCGCGGTGTGCGTGCCCGTGTCGTATTCGCCCTCGGGGCTGCCGTCGACCTCGCGCGGGCCGAGCTTGAACACCTGCAAATTGAGCGGCGCGATGACCGCCGTCGCGATGTCGTAAGGCGCGGGCGCGTCGCCGGGCTGGCCGTCGTCCTGCGCGATGCGCACCTCGACCGCGACGTCGGGGTGGGGGTTCGAGACGACGACCGCGAACTGCTGCGCGGCCGCGTTGCTCGTGGGGTCGATCATCGCGTTGTCGAGATCGACCGCCCAGTACTCGCAGCCGACGTTGCTCTTCTCGACGATCGCGCGGCTGCAGAGGTTCACGCAGATCCCCGCGCGGCAGGCAGAGCCCGTCGAGGGATCGCAGGTGTCGATGATCTCGGCCTCGCTGCCGTCGTCCTTGCACCGGAACGCGTCCTGCCCCTTGCAGCCGAGCTCGCTCGGGATGCAGGCCGTGCAGCGCAACAGCGAGGGCGCGCAGACGAGGCCCCGCGCGGCGCAGTCGTCCACGGTCGTCCACGCAGGGCCCGCGCCGTCGTCCTCGCAGCGCTCGAGGGCGCTCGTGCAGCGCTCCTGGCCGACGACGCACACGGGGCCTTGCGGGGGCGGCTTCTCGACCTCGACCTCCTCCCAGCGCGTCGAGCGATCGAAGCAGCTCGCGATGGTGGCGACGGCGAGGGCGGCGAGCGGAAGACGGCGCCGCATCACAGGAACGAGGGGAAGGCGTCGAGCGCGTACGCCGCCATGCCGCCCGGCCGGATGTCGCGATAGCGCAGCTTCGTGTAGTCGAACGCGTCGACGCGCCCGCCGTGGACGCCGATCGTGATCGGCCCCGAAGGCAGCGCGCCGGCAGGGAAGGGGAAGCCCGAGAGATCGGGGACCTCGATCGCGTGCGAGCCCTTGGGCACCACCACGGTCCAGCGCACGAGGCCGTTGCCGCTCACGATGTCGTAGACGCTGAGATCGATCG includes:
- a CDS encoding tetratricopeptide repeat protein codes for the protein MKVTHVSLFAVSLLISALPSAHAQPVLPPPPTWSEIVLANVAPILERAERAEQDGDMETAIEAYEEANARGECVAVGVELGLALLRAGRTVQGARQLRYALLHSPLPLSHRSPAYITRQLEEAKSKVGTLLIRTNVDRVSLEVDGTFRWEYPRMVEIYVDPEKEHKIRARREGYWTAFTTEKVGAGEVKDVLMAMEPQVMQKVVKMPTPLMANVSGQLPKQEESKTLLYVSAAGLGISVAAGIVGAVVWNNGDKQGNPAMSTAGTALLIGGGIGFGLSMTGFLIYVATPRPQPQPIITISPAVSRNQMGLGLQGTW
- a CDS encoding AAA family ATPase; the encoded protein is MRAISGYILLEELHEGRSTTTLRAVRESDERPVLVKVLTSSEPSARETAALWHERAILREIEVPGVVPVLALERQGTTAKALVFEDPGGRTLAEILSKRRPSIDEVIHIGTTLARTLEAVHARGLIHKDIGPHSILVDEATGAVQLMGFGLSSRMAREAPRAVSLENLEGTLAYMSPEQTGRMNRSVDRRTDLYSLGATLYEALTGAPPFSGDPAEIVHGHIARRPASPDEEDPRVPRALSRVVLRLLEKNAEDRYQSAAGLAADLEACARALAAGEEAEPFLLGRHDRPDTLRIPEKLYGRKAEEGALAAALERAQNGAAALAVVSGWAGIGKSALVHELEARVARTGGRFAAGKFDQYNRSAPLSAVAQALRDLVRQILGERSERLEAHRDRIMAALGPNGDLVTGLVPELSFVIGAQPPVPPLGGAEAQNRFFLALSSFLAAFTAPEQPLLLFLDDMQWADASSLKLLEAIFADKASSHLLVVGAHRDNEVDAAHPWPLTAAAIEGAGAPVTEIALGPLAQSDVADLVADALGASHEDALPLARVVFEQTQGNPFHTKQLLRALHDEGLVRFDVEAGAWRFDLDAVRARPAAPDVVDFMAARIAALPEDVREVLELGAAIGHAFDFHTLATLHGKQRAETASALWRALEQGLIVPEDIDELAVDTAATAPGMPLRYRFLHDRVQQAAYSLVGADRRATLHLGIGRLLCADKRPEQLADLTFDVARHLGLGAALITDPAERVRAAAVQLAAGRKARAAAAYEAALGHFRSGTELLPEGAWDDHYALALALHRDRAEAEVVTGNLAEAERIYPEALARARTALDKVSILSVQATHAQLDGRYADTIRAQREGLALLGWPLPDEEAILKALLDVKMAEIDAIVAARGVEAQLRAPKMKDPGQLAAMELAQGLFYAAYLGGDKTLAFLAVVEMVTASLEQGNGPLSPFAYIGYGMVAGLLGDHERGQRIARMGIELVDQFDNPAIKCLANYLYAADVHSWGRPLREVDPFYDRTYSYGLLSGDWITVGYMIMNGNCDRLTRGDALGDVLSRAQAHLVFLERAKNHTAIELLRAGVIQPIRALRGETVSPDSFDGGGFSEAGHLARYAGLDYHAAWLDYARIRHAFIMGDVARFASLWGQLDVIESAVPTHANKVPETNFYVALMRARVAGGLSVAEREPHLAEIRRIEGKLARWAKVAPDNVQHKLLLVRAELLRLEGRGFEAMDLYEAGIAAAHEARYVNNEAVGCELYARFWMAQGRSEIAALYLRKARAHYEAWGARAKAQALFEEHHELLAVSGEEAESEAPRPPPPRATVLPARPEPEGPDAFDLMTVLRASQAIAGEVVLGRVLERVARIVVESAGATSAAIILAREGELVLAARMCVDPDVVEAGSAAPIEDRADLPTSVITYVARTREIVEISGDAEDARFSADPYLIRQSPRSIFAVPLLHQGRLTGVLYLENRLTEAAFGRGRGELCELLAAQAAIAVENALLYADLEAMTSKLRVANERLERDVQDRTEALALANDRLVEELAERARTEAARASLQEEIIRMQEAKLAEMAAPLIPIASDVAVMPLIGAVDARRGAQVLETALRGATERGARALILDVTGMREIDAEAVRALVDTVSALRLVGAQAILTGVRADMAQKMIALGIDLSHIPIRSTLASGIDLARRPRAGAR
- the eutB gene encoding ethanolamine ammonia-lyase subunit EutB — encoded protein: MLALLVGASVTAIGCGSSDEQKPAVPPPAEGVSIPEVREGEDVFAYIERVKGGFDQTLYKGIIGAANEFKEGDQALGIAAADEVSRKNARILLGNTKVGDLVDRPVYVDLVYDLIMQEVDPKALEGVRAFTLGELKAFVLGKPEAEIKAIMPGLPSDIIAMVVKLMSNDELIAVGGKVFNPLPGTNLGAKGYMGARIQPNSPTDNTDDIIWQVFNGWAFAVGDVVLGNNPVSSEVASVHAIEEALRDVLETFGIQDVMPHCVLAHIDVQAEVEKQFPGSTALWFQSLGSTAAANGTFDVTVDKMLAHAAERTDKYGLYFETGQGADATNGHGEGFDMVVHESRKYGFARALKQKVADAQAGAGNQPAPWVHLNDVAGFIGPEVFRSKEQLVRCCLEDIVMGKLHGLMIGLDVCSTLHMDVSLDDLDWCLEQIMPANPGYLMALPTKNDPMLSYLTTAFQDHVRIREKFGYKVDEKMWTFYQELGVIDAAGKPTDKFGDPKWVYLQYRKKKNDLRTDAEILAEADAKIAEITKRGVWIAQGHGQNPWDLNPELDKYIRFLYEDGKKSIWAELPPDFTDSIPAAVSVWTGSKNREDYILHPPSGERIHDDAVKTLEELRGKHAGQYNVQLMISDGLNALAITDQGHLAPYLEAVRKELEAAGYKVAPEHIVCVSGRVRAGYHAGEILFGSLPDKASKRAIVHIIGERPGSEHHAYSVYTTAPKVEVWGTEGTVDHDITKVISGIADTATTPADAAKATVTQLNDLFAVP